Proteins from a single region of Terriglobales bacterium:
- a CDS encoding S9 family peptidase: MLRKLLLLFALVSLSVAQSGPQSTSALGSKHPFTFEDMMALKRVGDPQVSLDGRWVIFSAIDVNLAENTRKPHLWLVPAAGGDAKQITNGAAGENRGRFSPDGKSLSYTSSAVGGSQIWVVGFDSAAGSPSAEARQLTSLSTEADGAVWAADGKHIVFVSEVYPDCKDDACNKVRDEELVKSKVKAKVFTRLFYRHWSSYTRFKRSHLFVVGTEGGVPVDITPGDHDVPPFNLGGQDLYAISPDGQEVAFTSNIDEVEATSTNNEVFIVPITGGTPKKISSSPGSDSTPLYSADGRYIAYRSQARAGYESDRFRLLLFDRKSGATADLTKNFDRWVEAFTWSPDSSTIYFAGEDHGGSPLWRIKVSGGEPQKAIPGTNDDPVISPDGKTIFFSRQSATAPNAIYRANLAEGGAAEAQQLSHLNDGVLSQVAMSPLESFEFTGAEKTRVQGFLLRPPGFNAGQKYPVKFLIHGGPQGQWGEEWSYRWNAELMAASGYVVILINPRGSTGYGQKFIDGINGDWGGKPIIDLMNGLDYVEKTYSFIDKERECALGASYGGYAINWLLGHTTRFKCMVSHDGMFNTISAFGTTEELWFNIWEFKGTPWTNPKTYQKWSPNQYVTKFKTPTLVVHGQLDYRLDVSEGFQLFTTLQLIKVPSKMLYFPDEGHWVLKPQNSQLWYKTVGEWVDQWIKIPNTAAVTKGR; the protein is encoded by the coding sequence ATGCTCCGCAAGCTTTTGCTTCTATTTGCTCTTGTTAGCCTCTCAGTCGCTCAGAGCGGGCCCCAGAGCACCAGCGCGTTGGGATCGAAGCATCCCTTCACGTTCGAAGACATGATGGCTCTCAAGCGTGTTGGCGATCCGCAAGTCTCGCTGGACGGCCGCTGGGTGATCTTCTCGGCGATCGATGTGAATCTCGCGGAGAACACGCGGAAGCCGCATCTTTGGCTTGTCCCGGCCGCGGGAGGCGACGCGAAGCAGATCACGAACGGGGCAGCCGGTGAAAATCGCGGAAGATTTTCACCCGACGGCAAGAGCCTCTCATACACCTCCAGCGCAGTTGGAGGCTCGCAAATATGGGTAGTCGGGTTCGATAGCGCCGCTGGATCCCCCTCCGCCGAAGCTCGTCAGCTTACTTCGCTCTCAACTGAAGCCGATGGAGCGGTCTGGGCGGCGGATGGCAAGCACATTGTGTTTGTTTCCGAAGTCTATCCTGACTGCAAAGACGATGCCTGCAACAAAGTCCGCGATGAGGAACTGGTCAAATCAAAGGTAAAAGCCAAGGTCTTTACGCGCCTTTTTTACCGCCATTGGTCGAGTTACACGCGTTTTAAGCGCAGCCATTTGTTCGTCGTCGGCACTGAAGGCGGCGTCCCGGTGGACATTACGCCCGGCGATCACGATGTTCCACCGTTCAATCTCGGCGGCCAGGACCTCTATGCGATTTCGCCAGATGGGCAGGAGGTCGCATTCACCAGCAACATTGACGAGGTAGAAGCGACCAGCACGAACAACGAGGTCTTTATTGTTCCCATTACGGGAGGCACGCCGAAGAAGATTTCGAGTAGCCCGGGAAGCGATTCCACTCCTCTGTATTCAGCCGATGGACGCTACATCGCGTACCGCTCCCAGGCGCGCGCCGGATATGAAAGCGACCGCTTTCGTCTGTTGCTGTTCGATCGGAAGAGCGGAGCGACTGCCGATCTGACCAAGAACTTCGATCGCTGGGTGGAGGCGTTCACGTGGAGTCCCGACTCGTCGACGATCTACTTTGCGGGCGAAGATCACGGAGGCTCGCCGCTGTGGCGCATCAAAGTGAGCGGTGGAGAGCCTCAGAAAGCAATCCCCGGTACAAATGACGATCCTGTTATCAGTCCCGACGGAAAGACCATTTTCTTCAGTCGCCAGTCAGCTACGGCGCCGAACGCGATCTATCGGGCGAACCTTGCAGAGGGCGGAGCAGCCGAAGCGCAGCAGTTGAGTCATCTGAACGATGGCGTGTTGTCGCAGGTGGCGATGTCTCCGCTGGAATCATTCGAATTTACTGGCGCCGAGAAGACGAGAGTGCAGGGTTTTCTGCTCAGGCCGCCGGGATTCAACGCCGGGCAGAAATATCCAGTGAAGTTTCTAATTCATGGCGGTCCCCAAGGCCAATGGGGTGAGGAATGGTCCTACCGCTGGAACGCCGAACTCATGGCGGCGAGCGGCTATGTTGTGATCTTGATCAATCCGCGCGGTTCGACCGGGTATGGTCAAAAATTCATCGACGGAATCAATGGCGATTGGGGCGGCAAGCCCATCATCGATCTGATGAACGGCCTCGATTATGTCGAGAAAACGTATTCGTTCATAGATAAAGAGCGCGAGTGTGCACTAGGCGCCTCCTATGGCGGATATGCGATCAACTGGTTGCTAGGCCACACCACACGCTTCAAGTGCATGGTCTCGCACGATGGGATGTTCAATACGATTTCCGCTTTCGGGACCACAGAAGAGCTGTGGTTCAACATCTGGGAGTTCAAAGGCACTCCATGGACGAATCCGAAGACATACCAGAAGTGGTCGCCCAATCAATATGTCACGAAGTTCAAGACTCCAACGCTCGTAGTCCACGGCCAACTTGACTACAGGCTGGACGTCTCCGAGGGCTTCCAGCTTTTCACCACGCTGCAACTGATCAAGGTGCCGTCAAAGATGCTCTACTTTCCAGACGAGGGTCACTGGGTGTTGAAACCGCAGAATAGTCAGCTCTGGTACAAGACCGTGGGCGAGTGGGTGGATCAGTGGATAAAGATCCCCAACACAGCGGCGGTCACAAAGGGTAGATAA
- a CDS encoding MATE family efflux transporter yields MSTPAVVHEERITWWTVVRDAVRGTHHDYTAGPIARAVVLLAIPMILEMMMESVFAVCDVFFVSRLGPDATATVGLTESMLTIVYTVAIGLSIGVAATVARRIGEKRPEAAAEAAVQGIALGLGVAAIVAAVGITLAPRLLAIMGASPSVMAIGSSYTRVMLGGSASVLLLFLVNAIFRGSGDAAIAMRVLWLANAINIILGPCLIFGLGPFPRMGVTGAAVATTIGRSTGVLYQLYRLTRGDSRVTVTRRNLALRPAIMASLIRLSGSGTFQVLVGTASYIGLVRILSTFGSNAVAGYTIAIRLVIFWMLPSWGLSNAAATMVGQSLGAKDPDRAERAVWIAAKYNMAVLGFVGLLFIAFAGPIVGVFTHDPAAASIGAQALRTMSYGFVFYALGMVLTQSFNGAGDTWTPTWINLFCFWLWEIPLAYVLSRVLNFGPLGVFLAIMIGYSTLALLSTVLFRRGRWKRSMV; encoded by the coding sequence GTGAGCACACCGGCTGTAGTACACGAAGAGCGCATCACCTGGTGGACGGTCGTCCGCGACGCCGTTCGCGGCACACATCACGACTACACTGCTGGTCCGATTGCTCGTGCGGTTGTGCTGCTTGCCATCCCGATGATCCTCGAGATGATGATGGAGTCAGTCTTCGCCGTGTGCGACGTCTTCTTCGTCTCACGGCTCGGACCTGACGCCACTGCCACGGTTGGCCTCACCGAATCGATGCTCACGATTGTCTACACCGTGGCGATCGGCCTTTCGATTGGCGTGGCGGCAACCGTGGCGCGCCGCATCGGAGAGAAGCGGCCCGAGGCAGCAGCCGAAGCAGCGGTGCAAGGCATCGCGCTCGGGCTCGGTGTTGCCGCGATCGTCGCTGCAGTTGGCATCACTCTCGCTCCGCGGCTTCTCGCCATCATGGGCGCCTCGCCTTCGGTCATGGCCATCGGCTCGAGTTACACGCGAGTAATGCTGGGTGGTAGCGCAAGCGTCCTTCTGCTGTTTCTGGTCAATGCAATCTTTCGCGGATCCGGTGATGCTGCCATCGCCATGCGAGTGCTGTGGCTCGCGAACGCGATCAACATTATTCTCGGCCCCTGCCTCATCTTCGGCCTCGGTCCCTTCCCGCGTATGGGCGTTACCGGTGCGGCAGTCGCAACGACCATCGGACGGAGCACCGGAGTGCTCTATCAGCTCTACCGCCTCACTCGCGGCGACTCCCGAGTAACCGTCACGCGAAGGAATCTCGCTCTGCGACCGGCAATCATGGCGAGTTTGATCCGGCTCTCGGGATCGGGAACTTTTCAGGTGCTGGTAGGGACGGCGAGCTACATCGGTCTGGTCCGTATCCTCTCGACGTTCGGCAGTAACGCCGTCGCGGGCTACACAATTGCCATCCGGCTTGTCATCTTCTGGATGCTTCCATCATGGGGACTGTCCAACGCAGCAGCCACCATGGTGGGCCAATCGCTCGGCGCTAAAGATCCTGACCGTGCCGAACGCGCCGTCTGGATCGCTGCGAAATACAACATGGCCGTTCTGGGGTTCGTGGGACTCCTCTTCATCGCGTTCGCAGGTCCCATCGTTGGCGTATTTACGCATGACCCTGCGGCTGCCTCGATCGGCGCGCAAGCGCTGCGCACGATGAGCTACGGCTTCGTCTTCTACGCTCTCGGTATGGTCCTCACGCAGTCGTTCAACGGTGCAGGAGACACCTGGACCCCTACTTGGATCAACCTGTTCTGCTTCTGGCTGTGGGAGATTCCGCTGGCTTATGTCCTGTCGCGAGTCTTGAACTTCGGCCCGCTGGGTGTCTTCCTCGCAATCATGATCGGCTACTCGACGCTCGCCCTACTCAGCACTGTGCTCTTCCGTCGCGGACGGTGGAAGAGAAGCATGGTGTGA
- a CDS encoding DUF1059 domain-containing protein — protein MPQDLSKGPSSERNTGQGSQNLTFRCSDVGQGNCNWQASGKSEDELLPKIEQHAREVHHMNMDENTRSQVRGAIRRQAAA, from the coding sequence ATGCCACAAGATCTTTCAAAAGGTCCTTCGTCGGAACGCAATACAGGGCAAGGCAGCCAGAATCTTACATTCCGATGTTCAGACGTTGGTCAGGGCAACTGCAACTGGCAGGCGAGCGGAAAGAGTGAAGACGAACTTCTTCCGAAGATCGAGCAGCATGCTAGAGAAGTCCACCACATGAACATGGACGAGAACACCCGTTCGCAGGTGCGAGGGGCGATCCGTAGACAAGCCGCCGCCTAG
- the trxB gene encoding thioredoxin-disulfide reductase: protein MDNSVRNVVILGSGCSGLTAAIYAGRANLKPLVIEGHEPGGQLGITTLVENFPGFPEGIQGPELIENMKKQAARFGADYMMGHLVSADFTKRPFVLNFGDKQLLTRTLIVASGASARWLGIPNEQALIGHGVSSCATCDGFFFSGKDVVVIGGGDSAMEEALFLTRFANKVTIIHRRDSFRASKIMIERARQHSKIEFLTDTVVEDVHDVRKKEVTGLRLRNLKTGKKWDFPASAMFLGIGHEPNAKWAKGQLDTDVDGYLVTKNYVFTKVPGVFASGDVQDRRYRQAISAAGTGCMAAMEAEKFLEEEGL, encoded by the coding sequence ATGGACAACTCCGTACGCAACGTGGTGATTCTAGGCTCCGGATGCTCCGGACTGACAGCGGCTATCTATGCCGGCCGCGCCAACCTGAAGCCATTGGTGATCGAGGGACACGAACCGGGCGGTCAGCTCGGCATTACTACGCTGGTTGAGAACTTCCCTGGCTTTCCTGAAGGCATTCAAGGTCCCGAATTGATCGAGAACATGAAGAAGCAAGCGGCCCGCTTTGGCGCCGACTACATGATGGGGCACCTGGTGAGCGCGGATTTCACCAAGCGTCCATTTGTATTGAATTTCGGTGACAAGCAATTGCTCACGCGCACGCTGATTGTCGCCAGCGGTGCCTCAGCGCGTTGGCTAGGCATTCCGAATGAACAGGCGCTGATCGGTCATGGCGTGTCCTCATGCGCCACTTGCGATGGGTTCTTCTTCAGCGGCAAAGACGTCGTAGTGATCGGGGGCGGAGATTCGGCGATGGAAGAGGCTCTTTTCCTCACGCGCTTCGCCAACAAAGTCACGATCATTCACCGGCGTGATAGCTTCCGCGCGTCGAAGATCATGATCGAGCGTGCCCGGCAGCATTCCAAGATTGAGTTCCTGACCGACACCGTTGTGGAAGACGTCCACGACGTGCGGAAGAAGGAAGTCACAGGACTCCGCCTGCGCAACCTGAAGACCGGAAAGAAATGGGACTTTCCCGCCAGTGCGATGTTTCTCGGTATTGGACATGAGCCCAACGCAAAATGGGCGAAAGGGCAGTTGGACACCGATGTAGACGGTTATCTCGTTACGAAGAACTACGTCTTCACCAAAGTGCCGGGAGTCTTCGCCTCCGGTGATGTGCAGGACCGGCGCTATCGTCAGGCGATCTCAGCTGCCGGCACTGGCTGCATGGCAGCGATGGAAGCTGAGAAGTTCCTGGAAGAAGAGGGACTGTAG
- a CDS encoding DUF4331 family protein, giving the protein MKMNRALYLVAMLVALALFVAVPCWRVPTALAADHREAPIVDGIPEGDITDVYLFTDPNDSSRVVFIMNVNPFSVPAEASSYSLSPDLLYQFKIDNTGDAREDLVLQVVADIRGTGQTIRVFGPSRPSNTGARNTLLRGDPAVKGAFGQVIQSTDGAIKAFVGLRDDPFVFDIGQFFRILNNTQDVFRAIPSAGFRGRAVRADGTSGVDGFGGFDVTTIAVSVPKSMVRGQKSKINVWATVSQHVSGGEPGFAKSEGRGKGDHDDDEDDDAPRPHYQQFERMGQQVFATVFIPKGTPRDAENAEIPEHDMANYSGLIPDALTDTDASVVDPALKNTIQNRANLLTALGLTGLPNGAPLLITGNFVNKDKHLLRAALLPDVLRFDLDVPGTEQDIGQFGLQNGRRLQDPSVDIAVQLLRSLADVHFPAGVPGGGSPIGRVALECSAFPACQDRRVLVVVQGTTFNKPDAQLNDFTVVGNDRPFSNTFPYVGTPHPLPGEPGTVGFPPQQ; this is encoded by the coding sequence ATGAAAATGAATCGGGCTCTTTATTTGGTTGCAATGCTGGTGGCGCTGGCGCTTTTCGTGGCGGTGCCCTGCTGGCGCGTTCCGACCGCCTTGGCGGCGGACCACCGCGAGGCGCCGATAGTCGACGGTATTCCCGAAGGTGATATCACCGATGTCTACCTGTTTACGGATCCGAACGATTCGTCGCGCGTGGTGTTTATCATGAACGTGAATCCCTTCAGTGTTCCTGCTGAAGCTTCAAGTTACTCGCTGTCGCCCGACCTGCTTTATCAGTTCAAGATCGACAATACTGGCGACGCACGCGAAGATCTCGTTCTTCAGGTGGTTGCCGACATCCGAGGAACGGGTCAGACAATTCGTGTGTTTGGGCCGTCGAGGCCGTCCAACACAGGTGCGCGCAATACTCTGCTCCGCGGAGATCCAGCGGTGAAAGGCGCATTTGGACAGGTAATTCAAAGTACCGATGGAGCTATCAAGGCGTTTGTGGGATTGCGTGATGATCCCTTCGTCTTCGACATAGGACAGTTCTTTCGAATTCTCAACAATACGCAGGACGTTTTCCGGGCTATCCCGAGCGCTGGTTTTCGTGGACGTGCAGTGCGAGCCGACGGCACCAGCGGCGTTGACGGATTCGGCGGGTTTGATGTAACGACGATCGCGGTTTCAGTACCGAAGTCCATGGTGCGGGGACAGAAGTCGAAGATCAACGTGTGGGCGACTGTGAGCCAGCATGTTTCAGGTGGTGAACCGGGCTTTGCCAAGTCGGAAGGCAGGGGCAAAGGCGACCACGATGACGATGAAGACGACGATGCTCCGCGTCCCCATTACCAGCAGTTCGAACGAATGGGCCAGCAGGTCTTCGCGACCGTGTTTATTCCGAAGGGAACACCTCGGGATGCCGAGAACGCTGAAATTCCTGAGCACGATATGGCGAACTATTCAGGATTGATCCCTGATGCTTTAACGGACACCGATGCTTCAGTAGTCGACCCAGCCTTGAAAAACACCATTCAAAATCGAGCGAACCTTCTTACGGCTCTCGGCTTAACGGGGCTGCCGAATGGTGCGCCATTGTTAATTACAGGTAACTTTGTCAATAAGGACAAACACCTTCTGCGCGCTGCACTGCTGCCAGACGTCTTGCGGTTCGATCTCGATGTGCCGGGAACCGAACAGGATATTGGCCAGTTTGGACTGCAAAACGGCCGACGACTTCAGGATCCAAGCGTCGATATCGCGGTGCAGCTACTGCGCTCTCTCGCGGATGTGCACTTCCCGGCAGGTGTCCCTGGTGGTGGTAGTCCGATCGGACGGGTTGCGCTTGAATGCTCTGCATTTCCGGCATGTCAGGATCGTCGTGTTCTGGTTGTCGTGCAGGGAACAACGTTCAACAAGCCGGATGCACAGCTCAACGACTTCACAGTTGTGGGCAACGACCGGCCGTTCTCAAATACGTTCCCATACGTGGGCACTCCTCATCCGCTTCCCGGCGAACCAGGAACCGTTGGGTTCCCGCCTCAGCAGTAG
- a CDS encoding ATP-binding protein has translation MMFAFHRLPTILLLGALVPIFWFLRRRDRSYQVRLWVIAWSLVLLRVIVQVFGGAVGFSSTAVNAIDLGGLQLSGVVLAVSMTRIFHDPRQRWPFFLVAAVPSVTYAGLFALRYQRLWVFALLSIALGVGICAWILIYYRRNVEKYILGICAILLIGALWGAARTLQGRIDLGFYTIEAATYALAGFLYWHSYKRFSPGVVLASIGFFAWAAVFPVFYLVAPTHPNAVEGLIALANIPKFWVAIGMIVTLLEDKSRTAELAEAQERATREQIQGFFQVTSRLLSGTDVASFCDEIARIVTESSNFARVVILLTDDQRNLYLAGSAGMDAKNLATLREEVGQLTVGRVEELRHSALRVGSHSFRFASEPPRDAANLSSSAHYLHTRQWQQGERILVPMSSTRGSLLGCFLLDEPRDVLRVTAEDLAAVEMLCTDLAIAIENSHLQRQLVVSEKLAGLGKLIAGTGHELNNPLTAVLGYAEMLSGSTDDEGTRRSAEVIRREALRMKQIIENLLSFARQTKFERRPVSLAHVLHEVLNLRRYEIRHKGLQVVAEISPALPGVLVDEGMLKQVFLNVINNSIEALREVSAGRIDIEATRQGERMQLRFSDNGPGFSNPDRVFDPFFTTKDPGKGPGLGLSVSYGIVKQHGGEISAYNLHPSGACILIELPIASAVDSILEPSGVAER, from the coding sequence ATGATGTTCGCCTTTCACCGGCTCCCAACCATCCTTCTGCTCGGTGCGCTAGTCCCCATTTTCTGGTTCTTGCGGCGCAGAGATCGCTCTTATCAGGTTCGTTTGTGGGTTATTGCGTGGAGTTTGGTGCTTTTGCGCGTCATTGTGCAGGTCTTTGGCGGCGCAGTTGGGTTCTCCAGCACCGCTGTTAATGCCATCGATCTTGGAGGATTGCAGCTTAGCGGCGTCGTATTAGCAGTCTCGATGACGCGAATTTTCCACGATCCGCGTCAACGCTGGCCGTTTTTCCTGGTGGCAGCAGTGCCATCGGTCACTTATGCGGGGCTGTTTGCGCTGAGATATCAGCGTCTATGGGTGTTTGCGCTCCTTAGCATCGCGCTTGGAGTAGGTATTTGTGCGTGGATTCTGATCTATTACCGCCGAAATGTTGAGAAATACATATTGGGAATCTGCGCGATTCTGCTTATCGGCGCACTCTGGGGCGCCGCAAGGACGCTCCAGGGACGCATCGATCTAGGCTTCTACACCATTGAGGCAGCCACTTATGCGCTTGCTGGATTCCTATATTGGCACTCATATAAGCGGTTTTCTCCCGGCGTGGTGCTCGCATCGATTGGATTCTTCGCCTGGGCAGCGGTTTTTCCCGTGTTTTATCTTGTTGCTCCGACGCATCCGAACGCCGTTGAAGGCCTGATTGCGCTCGCAAACATACCGAAATTCTGGGTCGCGATCGGCATGATTGTGACCCTGCTGGAGGACAAATCGCGCACCGCAGAGCTCGCCGAAGCTCAGGAACGCGCGACCAGAGAGCAGATTCAGGGCTTTTTTCAGGTTACCTCGCGCCTGCTGAGTGGCACGGATGTCGCCAGTTTCTGCGACGAGATCGCCCGCATCGTAACCGAAAGCTCCAATTTTGCCCGGGTTGTCATCCTGCTCACCGATGACCAGCGCAATCTGTACCTCGCGGGCTCAGCCGGAATGGACGCTAAGAACCTCGCGACACTGCGCGAGGAGGTCGGGCAATTGACGGTTGGGCGTGTCGAGGAATTACGCCATTCGGCGTTGAGGGTGGGATCGCATTCGTTTCGATTTGCTTCGGAGCCGCCTCGAGATGCGGCGAATTTGTCGAGTTCAGCGCATTATCTGCACACGCGTCAATGGCAGCAGGGCGAGAGAATTCTGGTCCCAATGTCTTCTACGCGTGGTTCTTTACTGGGGTGTTTCCTGCTCGATGAACCCAGGGATGTGCTGCGCGTGACCGCGGAAGACCTCGCAGCTGTCGAAATGTTGTGCACCGACCTGGCTATCGCTATCGAAAATTCGCATTTGCAGCGCCAGTTGGTGGTCTCGGAGAAGCTTGCCGGATTGGGAAAATTGATCGCCGGAACCGGGCACGAACTCAACAATCCGCTGACTGCGGTCCTCGGATACGCAGAAATGCTTTCCGGATCGACTGATGATGAGGGCACACGACGCAGTGCAGAGGTAATTCGGCGCGAAGCATTGCGCATGAAACAGATCATCGAAAACCTGCTGAGCTTTGCCCGGCAGACGAAGTTTGAGCGGCGCCCTGTATCTTTAGCGCACGTTTTGCACGAAGTTTTGAATCTGCGACGCTATGAAATCAGACACAAAGGGCTGCAGGTTGTTGCGGAAATCTCTCCGGCACTGCCCGGAGTCCTGGTCGACGAAGGCATGTTGAAGCAGGTTTTTCTCAACGTGATCAACAACTCGATAGAAGCCTTGCGTGAGGTCTCCGCCGGGCGCATTGACATCGAGGCGACGCGGCAAGGGGAGCGCATGCAGCTTCGCTTCAGCGATAACGGCCCCGGATTCAGCAATCCTGACCGCGTTTTCGATCCATTCTTTACCACGAAGGATCCCGGCAAGGGTCCCGGATTGGGACTGAGCGTCTCCTATGGAATTGTGAAACAGCATGGCGGCGAGATCAGCGCCTACAATCTGCACCCTTCCGGCGCGTGCATTCTGATCGAACTGCCGATTGCCAGCGCCGTAGACTCAATCCTCGAGCCTAGCGGAGTAGCTGAACGGTAG